gTGCTGCCTTGTCCAGGTCCAAGGACCCAGCTTCCCAAGAGGTTCGTCGATGGCTCCCATGCTCCGTAGAAAGCTGCCGGATCCATGAATCATGCCCCCTCCGTCACCGAGCTTGTTGCTTTGCTCGAGCTGTGCTcctggttgctggtgctggtgctgctgctgctgttcgtCCCTCCGTAAACCTCTTGTAGAATCCGGCTTTGCCCGGCGGAATTCCCTTTCGTCCCCTGGAAAAGTGGTGCAGCTGCTGGGCAAGTGCCGCACAGCAAAATTTTCCCTCTGGCTCTCCTCGCAGACCTGGGAATTCCAACTTCTGACCCACTTTCAGAGCTCTCGGTGGAGCGATTTCCCTCGAATTGACCACTCACGTCGCCCATCATCGATGCTCGAGCCCGTTGCCCGGACCAGCCCGAGGTTCCGCTTTCCCCAGCTGACCACTTGTTCTTCCTCGCActtttcccttccctcctctttttccctctcccactcagCAGTCGAGCCTCACCTCCAAAGAGCATCTTCTCGATCCCCGTCTTTTGCATCACCTCTGCATacccccttctcatcagACACAATG
The sequence above is a segment of the Podospora pseudoanserina strain CBS 124.78 chromosome 5, whole genome shotgun sequence genome. Coding sequences within it:
- a CDS encoding hypothetical protein (COG:P; EggNog:ENOG503P4GV), with the translated sequence MPPPSPSLLLCSSCAPGCWCWCCCCCSSLRKPLVESGFARRNSLSSPGKVVQLLGKCRTAKFSLWLSSQTWEFQLLTHFQSSRWSDFPRIDHSRRPSSMLEPVARTSPRFRFPQLTTCSSSHFSLPSSFSLSHSAVEPHLQRASSRSPSFASPLHTPFSSDTMASTRVLASRLASQMATKVARPAVRVPARAFTAGTKATPLQAVKRQQMSSIITATRQITQKRAYSSEIAQAMVEVSKNLGMGTAAIGLTGAGIGIGLVFAALLNGVARNPALRGQLFSYAILGFAFVEAIGLFDLMVALMAKFT